The genomic segment GCTCGTAGCGCTCGGGATACGCTTCCTGGAGCGCGGCGTGAACGATCAGTCCGGTGACATTGCCGCCAATCAGCGGCAGCGGATCGACGCCGAGATGCTGCATTTCGTCATTGAACAGCGGTGCGTCCCAATTGTCGCTGGGCGCGTCATTGACCACTGCCAGGGCGCGCACCTCGTCGCTGATCGACAGCGCGGCTTCGGCGGCGAGGATCTCGAAGTCGACCTGGTTGCCGGCCAGCGCCGCGCGCAGCGGGGCGCCGCCGCTGTAGGTGGCGAAGCGCACGTTATCGTGTTCGATCTCCAGCGCATCCATCATCACCAGGGTCTGCAGGTGGCCGCCGTTGCCGACGATGATCCCGGAGCTGACCTCGCCGGGCTCGCGCATCGCCTCGATCAACTCCTCCAGGGAGTGATAGGGGCTAACGTTGTGTACTGCCACGATGCCGTAGTCATTCCACTGGGCGCTGAGCAGTTGGAAGTCTTCCCACGCTACCGGGGCGCCGCCGACTTCGATGGCGCTGGCGAGATAGGGCGTAGCTTGCATGACCAGCAGGGTCTGGCCGTCCGCGGCCTGCCGCTGGAAGTAGGTGGCGCCCAGTGCGCCGGCGCCGCCGGGGCGGTTGATGATGCTGATCGGCACCTCGAGGCGTGGCGACATATGCTCGGCCAGGCCGCGCGCCATGCGGTCCGCGCTGCCACCGGCGTCGAAGGGCACCACGATCTCGATCGGATCTTGTGGCCAGTCGGCGTGGGCGGCGCTGATCACGCCGGCGCTCACTACCAGGCATGAGAGACCGGCGCTGACGGCGGGCAGGCAGTGCTTGATGGCTGGGCGGTAGGCGTGGTTCATGGGGGCGTCTCTGGTGTTGTTGTTAGGGCGCAACACTCATGACAATAAGCGCATCTGGGGCGCGTGATAATCATTATTCGTGGATGGGACTGGTCATTAGTCGCGCCTGGCGCTCCAGAATTAGTTGAACAGCGAGACCCTGGCCAACGTCAGAGTAGCCCCGCGAACGGCGGCTTTTCGACGCTTTGACCATTAGCCGCCTGGTTATCATGGCAGCCTGAACGAGGTCTCTTTCGAGTCATCTACCACGGGCGAGCGCATGAATCCTTCCACGCTTATCGGCATCGCCGCCAGTATCTTGATGCTGGCCAGTGTGCTTCTGCTGAGCGCCGAGTCGGCGGCCAGCTTCATCAACCTGCCGGGCTTGGCCATCGTGCTGACCGGCACCCTGGCGGCAACCTTTATCAGCTATCCGCTCAAGGAGGTGGTGCGGGTGGTGCGGCTGGTGGCGCTGGTGTTTCGCCGCGAGAACAGCCGCGTGCAGGAGGATATCCAGGAGCTGGTGCGGCTGTCGCGGCTGTGGTTCAAGGGCGATATCCACGCCGTTGAGCATGCCCTGGAGAACGACGTGCGCAACCCCTTCCTGCGCACCGGGGTGCAGCTGGTGATCGACAACACCCGCGAAGAGGAGATCCTCGACCTGCTGCGCTGGCGGGTGGCGCGCATGAAGGCCCGCGAGCGGGCCGAGGCGCAGATCTTTCGCACCATGGCGCTCTACGCCCCGGCCTTCGGCATGATCGGCACCCTGGTGGGGCTGGTGAATATGCTCGAAGTGATGGATACCGACCAGATCGGAGTGATCGGCGAGAAGATGGCGGTGGCGCTGCTGACCACCTTCTACGGCATCGTGCTGGCCAATCTGGTATTCAAGCCGATTGCCGTCAAGCTGGAGCGGCGCACCGAGGAGCGGCTGATCGCCATGAACATGGTGCTCGAGGGGGTGTCACTGATGTCGCGGCGTCGCCTGCCGTCGTTCATCGAGGAGACCCTCAAGTCGTTCATGGCCAACCACCACGACGAACTGCGCGACCAGGTGCTGCTCGACGAGCCGCTGGAGAAGACCGGACGGCGCCTGCAGTGGCCGGCGAGGCTACGCAAGCATGCCTGATACCACGCGCTACGATGCGCTGCTCGAGGAGGCGGGCGACGTCGAGTCGAGCAGCGGCTGGATGGTCAGCTACATCGATGTGATGACGCTACTGGTGGCGCTGTTCGTGCTGCTTTTCGCGCTGTCGTTTCGCCTCGGTAGCGACGCCGACCCCGCACCGGTGACGCTCTATGCGGAGGTGGATGCCACGCCAGCCTCGCAGCTGGGGGTGCCGCTGCCGGAGGAGATGCTGGCGGCGATGCAGCCCCAGGCGCCGTACTTGAACGGTGCCGCCCCCGCTATCGATCCGGCTGCGGTGGTGGTGGCCCTGGGTGTGGCGCGACGCACGCAGCCGGCCCCGCCGCCCGCGACGCCGGCCAGGCCGTTCCCCTCCGAACCGATGATGGCCGATTGGCAGCCGCCGTCGCCGCAGGTGGTGGCGGCCAACGGCGCCAATCTCGATGTGCCGCTTGAGGAGTTGGTGGTGGTGGTGACCGACACGGCCCCGCAGCGCGCCCGAGAGATCGACCCCGAGGCAGTGGCGGTGGCTTCCACGCTTGCCGAGACCCTGGAGCAGCGCGTCGCCGAGGCGCCGCATCTACCCGATCTCGAGGGGGTGGCGGTGTCGCGGGTGGCCGAGGGCATCAGCCTGCGGGTCGAGGACAACCTGCTGTTCTCCACCGCCGAAGCCGAACTGACCGGCGCCGGTCGCGACGTGATCGAGAGCCTGGTCGCGCTGATTCAGCGCCACGATGGCGAGGTCTCGGTGGAAGGCCACACCGATAGCCGGCCGATCAACACCCCGCAGTTCCCTTCCAACTGGGAGCTCTCAAGCGCCCGGGCCACGGCGATTCTACGCTACCTGGCGGATGAAGGGGTGTCGCCTTCGCGGCTGCGTGCAGTGGGCTTTGGTGACACACGCCCGTTGGCCAGCAACGATTCCCAGGAAGGGCGCGCCAAGAATCGCCGCGTCGAGGTGATCATTCACCTCTAGCTCAAAAGTGGTAGGCGATCATGGCGGTGGTGAGGTTGAGGTGCTCGAGCCTTGGCGCGTCGATACGCTCGTACTGCAGATGCGCCACGGTGCGCGGCGTGAAGTTCATCCGCGCGCCGAAGCCGTGGACCCGGGCGGTGCCACCCATGGCCATGTCGACCTCTTGGGCATCGCTGCCCGACAGGGTGGTCTCGAGATCGCCGCTCCAGTCGGTCAGGCCCGACTTGGCGAACAGGCTGAACCTGCCAAGGTGCAGACCGGCGGTCACCGCGCCTTGCAGGCTGGTGGTATTGAGCAGCACCGACTGGTCGTCGATGGCAGTAGGGGTCTCGTCGGTGACCAGGTAGGTGATTTCTGCACCGACACCGAGTCGGGGCAGATTGGGCAGCAGGTAGCCCGCCAGCAGGCGAAAGCCGGAGGTGGCGCCGTCGGGCATGGACATCTCCGCCCCCTCCAGCACCACGCCATTCTCCAGACTCGCCAGCTCGGTAAAATCGCCGTTGACCTGAACCGGCATGCCCTCATCATCGGCCAGAGCGCTGCCCATGGCCAATGCCATGACGGGTACCAGCGCGAAGCGCGTGAGGCGGGAGGGTAGAGTATGCATGAGCTAGATAAGGTTCTCGGCGAGTCGCCTGCAAGCGACACAATGCTTCTACCTTAGTCGTTTTCAGGATGCTCTGCCAACCGAGGCCGCTCCCTCAGCGCCCCTTGAAGCGGAACAGCAGGTACTTGATGATCAGCGTCAAGGCAAAGACCAGCCAGCCCGAGGTGGCCAGCACGTTGTACATCAGCATTTTCTGCTGGCCGCTGAGAGGCGTTAGCAGGCTCTCGATCAGCACCCCGAAGAGTAGCGCCAGCAGCAGCGGCAGGGCGATGATGTGCATCAGCATCTCGGTGCGCCGCCGACGGATGCGATAGCGCTGCAGGGTGAGGCGAAAGGGCCGATGCGCCCAGCACACGAACACCAGGGTGGCGGCGATGCTAAGCATGGCAACGCTGGGCAGGGGTTCGCCGATTGCAGCCGAGTAGCTGGCCGACCAGGCCAGCAGCAGCCATATGGCCCCTTCGAGCAGGGCGACGAAGTCGCCCGATGTGCGTACCGCTAGCATTCACGTGTCCTGTTCTAGCCAATTCTTGCCCGTTGCCACCAGCCTACCTCATGTCGCCGGGCGTTTATGCCATAAGCGGCGTATCCAGTGCCAGCGATTGATCAACAGCGCGGTGAAAATCAGCGCACAGCCTAGCCACTGCAGCTGGCTCATGGTTTCCCGAAACCATAGCGCGGCGAGCATCGCGGTCCATACCGCTTCGAGCATCATAATTACTGCGCCGTTGCTGGAGCTGGTCAGTCGCTGGGCATAGAGCTGCACCCAGAAGCGCATCACGCTGGCAATCACCACGCTGGCCAGCAGCCAGCCCAGGGTGGGAGAGGCCACTTGCCTGGGCCAGGGTTCGCTGAGCGCTGATATCAGCGTCAGGCCGGCACCCAGCACCAGCATCTGGATGATGGTAAAGGGCAGCGGCGGCACGCGCTTGACTACCTGGCTGTTGACGTTGAACAGCAGAGCGAACAGCGTCGCCGAGGCGAGAAACAGCCACTGGCTGGGTTCGACCCGAAAGCCGTTATTGAGCGACAGGCAGGCGAAACCCAGCATCGCCACCGGCAGTGCCAGCCAGGTGGCGGCGGGCGGCCGGTCGCCGAACAGGAAGCGTGCCATGAACGGCACCATCAGGATCCACAGGCTGTTGATGAAGGCGCTCTCGCCAAGGTGGCTAGAGGCATCGAGCCCCAGCACCCAGAGCGTGATGGCGCCAATGAACAGCACGCCTACCGCACCTGCCTGGCGCCACTGATGGGCGCTCAGCGCAAACAGGGGCCGCCAGCCGACAAGGCCCAGCAGCGCTGCGGCAAGCAGAAAGCGCGTGCCGATGAACAGCAGCGGTGGTAGGCCTTCGAGCGCCTCCTTGGAGAAGATCCACCCGGCAGCGGCCATCATGGTGACCGCCAGCAGCAGGGCGTCTGCCTTGAGCGAGGGCCTTGCGGCAACGGAGGTGGGCATCAACGGTTCCTTGAGACTAAAGGCGTAATGTTACCAGGCTAATGGAGTCGCTCGCCACGCCATGGCTCTCGGCTGACCGTGGGGCCAGCGTTCGTCTATAATGGCCGGGTTTTGCCATCGCGATGGTGCAACGACAGCGTACTCTCTCAATAAGGCCTGCCCGTGAACCAGATTACCCTGACCCAACCCGACGACTGGCACCTGCATCTGCGTGACGGTGCCGCCCTGGCCGCGGTGGTGGCCTATACGGCGCGCCAATGCGGCCGCGCCATCATCATGCCCAACCTGACGCCGCCGGTGACCACCACCGAGCAGGCCCGCGCCTATCGCGATCGGATCCTGGCGGCGCTGCCCGAGGGCAGCGACTTCGAGCCGCTGATGACGCTGTATCTCACCGACAACACGCCGCCGGAGG from the Halomonas sp. 1513 genome contains:
- a CDS encoding chemotaxis protein MotA, translating into MNPSTLIGIAASILMLASVLLLSAESAASFINLPGLAIVLTGTLAATFISYPLKEVVRVVRLVALVFRRENSRVQEDIQELVRLSRLWFKGDIHAVEHALENDVRNPFLRTGVQLVIDNTREEEILDLLRWRVARMKARERAEAQIFRTMALYAPAFGMIGTLVGLVNMLEVMDTDQIGVIGEKMAVALLTTFYGIVLANLVFKPIAVKLERRTEERLIAMNMVLEGVSLMSRRRLPSFIEETLKSFMANHHDELRDQVLLDEPLEKTGRRLQWPARLRKHA
- a CDS encoding EamA family transporter, which gives rise to MPTSVAARPSLKADALLLAVTMMAAAGWIFSKEALEGLPPLLFIGTRFLLAAALLGLVGWRPLFALSAHQWRQAGAVGVLFIGAITLWVLGLDASSHLGESAFINSLWILMVPFMARFLFGDRPPAATWLALPVAMLGFACLSLNNGFRVEPSQWLFLASATLFALLFNVNSQVVKRVPPLPFTIIQMLVLGAGLTLISALSEPWPRQVASPTLGWLLASVVIASVMRFWVQLYAQRLTSSSNGAVIMMLEAVWTAMLAALWFRETMSQLQWLGCALIFTALLINRWHWIRRLWHKRPAT